One part of the Torulaspora delbrueckii CBS 1146 chromosome 8, complete genome genome encodes these proteins:
- the YOS1 gene encoding Yos1p (similar to Saccharomyces cerevisiae YOS1 (YER074W-A); ancestral locus Anc_7.263) yields the protein MFFGLGRLFYVILLLINAVAVLSEERFLIRIGLGRSSNDGPAFGQEESSTKSKVVQLIGAVQTLLRIPLIGINILVIVYELLLG from the exons ATGTTCTTTGGGCTAGGTAGACTGTTTTACGTGATACTTTTACTTATCAATGCAGTTGCTGTGCTTAGCGAAGAGAGATTTCTGATAAGAA TCGGATTAGGGAGAAGCAGTAATGATGGGCCTGCttttggtcaagaagaaagttctACAAAATCTAAAGTTGTTCAGCTCATCGGGGCTGTTCAAACATTGTTGAGAA TTCCGTTGATTGGAATTAATATACTGGTTATCGTATATGAATTGTTACTAGGTTAA
- the RPS24A gene encoding 40S ribosomal protein eS24 (similar to Saccharomyces cerevisiae RPS24A (YER074W) and RPS24B (YIL069C); ancestral locus Anc_7.262), with protein sequence MSDAITIRTRKVISNPLLARKQFVIDVLHPNRANVSKDELREKLSAVYKTEKDAVSVFGFRTQFGGGKSTGFGLVYNSVAEAKKFEPTYRLVRYGLAEKVEKPSRQQRKQKKNRDKKIFGTGKALAKKVARRNAD encoded by the exons ATG TCTGACGCTATCACTATCCGTACTAGAAAGGTCATCTCCAACCCATTGTTGGCTAGAAAGCAATTCGTCATTGACGTTTTGCATCCAAACAGAGCTAATGTCTCTAAGGATGAACTACGTGAAAAGCTATCCGCTGTCTACAAAACTGAGAAGGACGCTGTTTCCGTCTTTGGTTTCAGAACTCAATTCGGTGGTGGTAAGTCTACTGGTTTCGGTTTGGTTTACAACTCTGTTGCCGAAGCTAAGAAATTCGAGCCAACTTACAGATTGGTCAGATACGGTCTAGCTGAAAAGGTTGAGAAGCCATCCAGacaacaaagaaaacaaaagaagaacagaGACAAGAAGATCTTCGGTACCGGTAAGGCTTTGGCCAAGAAGGTTGCTCGTCGTAACGCTGATTAA
- the ALD5 gene encoding aldehyde dehydrogenase (NAD(P)(+)) ALD5 (similar to Saccharomyces cerevisiae ALD5 (YER073W); ancestral locus Anc_7.261), whose translation MLSRATIAQFTSRRLLRLYSHVPLRVPITLPNGSTYEQPTGLFINGEFIPSKQRKTFEVINPSTEEEITHVYEAREDDVDIAVAAAKRAFEGGWSTADPEFRARALFKLADLVEQHAETLAAIESLDNGKSLLCSRGDVALVSKYLRSCGGWTDKIYGNVIDTGKDHFAYSLREPIGVCGQIIPWNFPLLMWSWKIGPALATGNTVVLKPAEATPLSALYASTLCQEAGIPAGVVNIVSGFGRIVGERLCNHPDVKKIAFTGSTNTGRHIMKTAADSIKKITLELGGKSPNIVFADADLEKAVKSIAFGIFFNSGEVCCAGSRIYVQDSVYEEVLEKLKEYTETLSVGDPFDENTFQGAQTSQMQMEKILKYVQIGTDEGARVVSGGERKGERGYFIKPTIFADVDENMQIVKDEIFGPIVTVSKFSTVDEVIAKANDSVYGLAAGIHTKDVNKAIDVSNRIKAGTIWINTYNAFHQNVPFGGFGQSGIGSEMGAAALDNYTQVKSIRMSIDKAQY comes from the coding sequence ATGCTTTCTAGAGCTACTATTGCACAATTTACTTCCAGACGTCTACTGCGTCTATACTCTCACGTGCCTCTGCGCGTACCCATTACTTTGCCTAATGGATCCACTTACGAACAACCTACTGGTCTGTTCATCAACGGTGAATTTATTCCATCTAAGCAACGCAAGACATTTGAAGTGATCAACCCTTCtactgaagaagaaattactCACGTTTACGAAGCTCGTGAAGATGATGTGGATATTGCAGTCGCTGCCGCTAAACGTGCTTTCGAAGGCGGCTGGTCTACTGCTGACCCAGAATTCCGTGCTCGGGCTCTATTCAAATTGGCTGATTTAGTCGAACAACATGCAGAAACCCTAGCTGCTATTGAATCTCTGGACAACGGTAAATCTTTGCTATGTTCTCGTGGTGATGTCGCATTGGTTTCTAAATACTTGCGTTCCTGTGGTGGTTGGACCGATAAGATTTACGGTAATGTGATCGATACCGGTAAGGACCATTTTGCATACTCGTTGAGAGAGCCAATTGGTGTTTGTGGTCAAATCATTCCATGGAATTTCCCTCTACTGATGTGGTCCTGGAAAATTGGTCCAGCATTGGCTACTGGTAACACTGTTGTGTTGAAACCAGCTGAAGCTACTCCATTGTCCGCCTTGTACGCCTCTACTCTATGTCAAGAGGCTGGTATTCCAGCCGGTGTGGTTAACATCGTTTCAGGTTTTGGTAGAATCGTGGGTGAAAGACTATGTAACCATCCAGATGTCAAAAAGATCGCATTCACTGGTTCTACAAACACTGGTCGTCACATTATGAAGACTGCTGCTGACAGTATTAAGAAGATCACCCTAGAATTGGGTGGTAAGTCTCCAAACATTGTCTTCGCCGATGCTGACTTGGAAAAAGCTGTCAAGAGTATCGCCTTCggtatcttcttcaactctgGTGAGGTTTGTTGTGCCGGTTCAAGAATCTACGTTCAAGACTCTGTTTACGAAGAAGTCTTGGAAAAGTTGAAGGAATACACAGAAACTTTGAGCGTTGGTGACCCATTCGACGAAAATACTTTCCAAGGTGCTCAAACTTCTCAAATGcaaatggaaaagatcttgaaatacGTTCAAATCGGTACTGATGAAGGTGCTCGTGTTGTCTCTGGTGGTGAAAGAAAGGGTGAAAGAGGTTACTTCATCAAGCCAACCATCTTTGCTGACGTTGACGAAAATATGCAAATCGTTAAGGATGAAATCTTCGGCCCAATCGTCACTGTTTCTAAATTCTCCACCGTCGATGAAGTCATCGCCAAGGCTAACGACTCTGTCTACGGTCTAGCCGCTGGTATTCACACTAAGGATGTTAACAAGGCTATTGATGTGTCCAACAGAATTAAAGCTGGTACCATCTGGATTAACACTTACAACGCCTTCCATCAAAACGTTCCTTTCGGTGGTTTCGGACAATCTGGTATTGGTAGTGAAATGGGTGCAGCTGCTTTGGATAACTACACTCAAGTCAAGTCTATTAGAATGTCCATTGACAAGGCTCAATACTAA